The following coding sequences are from one Clostridioides difficile ATCC 9689 = DSM 1296 window:
- the ytvI gene encoding sporulation integral membrane protein YtvI, producing the protein MSILENNFLYKLKNNTIFFCIYTLLFIFIYKAFPYIAPFFLGAIIALMINPISQKLENKFHINKGISTLVLSFLAVAIVSTVTTIIVINSMKELMGFLNNISANPEDISNTIMYFLNKINDFMKSFQEIANFDVEQLVNKFSGEVMQITKNLLTSILGLATSIPYIIIFIITLFIATYFIAKDLDKIENSFYNMFTVDVRKKVKNVKKEAGLSLVGYIRAYTILMAITFFAIWGSFALFGLKYGLIVGFVGALMDLIPFLGIITIYLPVIVYYFLIKNYFIAISMTVIFFVLSLIREILEPKLVSVNVGLNPLATLAAIFIGIQVKGIIGVIFCLGLVCMHDILKKVDIF; encoded by the coding sequence ATGAGCATACTAGAAAATAATTTTTTATACAAATTAAAAAACAACACTATCTTTTTTTGTATATATACATTGTTATTTATTTTTATTTACAAAGCGTTTCCATACATAGCTCCATTTTTTCTAGGTGCTATAATAGCACTTATGATTAATCCTATATCACAAAAGTTAGAAAATAAGTTTCATATAAATAAAGGTATCTCTACTCTTGTTCTAAGTTTTCTTGCAGTGGCTATAGTCAGTACAGTTACTACAATAATAGTAATAAATTCAATGAAAGAATTAATGGGATTTTTAAATAATATATCTGCTAATCCTGAGGATATAAGTAATACTATTATGTATTTTTTAAATAAAATAAATGACTTTATGAAATCATTTCAAGAAATAGCCAATTTTGATGTAGAACAATTAGTAAACAAATTCAGTGGTGAAGTAATGCAAATTACAAAAAATCTTCTTACTAGTATACTTGGATTGGCTACTTCTATTCCATATATTATAATATTTATAATTACCTTGTTTATTGCTACGTACTTTATAGCAAAAGACCTTGATAAGATTGAAAATAGTTTTTATAATATGTTTACTGTTGATGTTAGAAAGAAAGTAAAAAACGTAAAGAAAGAGGCAGGGCTTTCACTTGTTGGATATATAAGGGCCTATACAATACTTATGGCTATAACATTTTTTGCAATCTGGGGAAGTTTTGCTTTATTTGGATTGAAATACGGTCTAATAGTAGGGTTTGTAGGAGCTTTAATGGATTTAATTCCATTCCTAGGTATAATAACAATATATCTTCCAGTAATTGTTTATTATTTTCTTATAAAAAATTATTTTATAGCTATAAGTATGACTGTGATATTTTTTGTTTTGTCTTTGATTAGAGAAATACTTGAACCTAAACTAGTATCAGTAAATGTTGGACTAAATCCATTAGCTACCCTAGCAGCGATTTTTATTGGAATCCAAGTAAAAGGAATAATTGGAGTAATTTTTTGTTTGGGTTTGGTATGTATGCATGATATACTTAAGAAGGTGGATATTTTTTAA
- the yfcE gene encoding phosphodiesterase produces the protein MKIGIMSDTHGSLLYFEKALNVLSDCDVLLHGGDVLYHGPRNDIPEGYNPKKFIETLNKLENIVIVKGNCDADVDQMVIEHPIQSPYVMSQFGEIRIILNHGYIESEEEIIDKAKKMGGDILVLGHTHVKKLYMDDNLIVINPGSTSIPKDGSHSVAIIDIIKTDDEDELELDINLIDINTGNIININD, from the coding sequence ATGAAAATAGGAATAATGAGTGATACTCATGGTAGCTTACTTTACTTTGAAAAAGCGTTAAATGTATTATCTGATTGTGATGTTTTATTACATGGTGGAGATGTCTTATATCATGGACCTAGAAATGATATTCCAGAAGGATATAATCCTAAAAAATTTATTGAGACATTAAATAAATTAGAAAACATTGTGATTGTAAAAGGGAACTGTGATGCAGATGTTGACCAGATGGTTATAGAACATCCTATTCAGAGTCCTTATGTCATGAGCCAATTTGGTGAAATTAGAATTATATTGAATCATGGTTATATAGAATCAGAAGAAGAAATTATTGACAAAGCAAAGAAAATGGGTGGTGACATATTAGTTTTAGGACATACTCATGTAAAAAAGCTATACATGGATGATAATTTAATAGTAATAAATCCAGGAAGTACTTCTATCCCAAAAGATGGAAGCCATTCTGTCGCAATTATAGATATCATAAAAACTGATGATGAGGATGAGCTTGAACTTGATATAAACTTAATTGACATCAATACTGGAAATATAATAAATATCAATGATTAG
- the pepT gene encoding peptidase T, translating into MKQKVVERFLKYVSFDTTSNSQCENCPSSEGQRVLAKYIVEELKTMGVDDVSLDENSYIMATLKGNTDGVDTIGFISHLDTIEDVSGKDIKPRIIENYDGKDIVLNEALNVITYVKDSPELEEFKGDDLIVTDGTTLLGSDDKAGIAEIVTAIEYLINHPEIKHGDIKIGFTPDEEIGRGADLFDVEKFGAKYAYTLDGGIVGELECENFNAANATITIHGRNVHPGSAKNKMVNAIHIAAEISEMFPADERPETTEGYEGFWHLNSIGGNVENVSMAYIIRDHCREKFENRKSIMIENIEKINKKYDNRVELDLKDSYYNMKEKIEPVMFIVDIAKEAMEELGIKPRLVPVRGGTDGARLSFNGLPCPNIFTGGLNFHGKNECIPVSSMEKATKLIVRIAEKYAERV; encoded by the coding sequence GTGAAACAAAAAGTAGTGGAAAGATTTTTAAAATATGTATCATTTGATACAACATCTAATTCTCAGTGTGAGAACTGTCCATCTTCAGAAGGTCAAAGAGTTTTAGCTAAGTATATAGTTGAAGAGCTAAAAACAATGGGTGTTGATGATGTGAGTTTAGATGAAAATAGTTATATAATGGCTACTTTAAAAGGAAATACTGATGGTGTGGATACTATAGGATTCATATCACATTTAGATACAATTGAAGATGTTAGTGGAAAAGATATTAAACCAAGAATAATAGAAAATTATGATGGAAAAGACATAGTTTTAAATGAAGCGTTAAATGTTATTACGTATGTAAAGGATTCTCCAGAGTTGGAAGAATTTAAAGGTGACGATTTAATAGTCACTGATGGAACAACTCTACTTGGCTCTGATGATAAAGCTGGTATAGCTGAGATAGTGACTGCAATAGAGTATCTAATAAATCATCCAGAAATTAAGCATGGAGATATAAAAATAGGATTTACACCAGATGAAGAAATTGGTAGAGGTGCTGATTTATTTGATGTTGAAAAATTTGGAGCAAAATATGCATATACTTTAGATGGAGGAATAGTTGGAGAACTTGAATGTGAAAATTTTAATGCTGCAAATGCAACTATTACTATACATGGTAGAAATGTTCATCCAGGTTCAGCTAAAAATAAAATGGTAAATGCTATACATATAGCTGCTGAAATATCAGAAATGTTCCCAGCAGATGAAAGACCAGAAACAACAGAAGGATATGAAGGATTTTGGCATTTAAATTCTATAGGTGGAAATGTCGAGAATGTAAGTATGGCTTATATTATTAGAGACCATTGTAGAGAAAAATTTGAAAATAGAAAATCTATTATGATAGAGAATATAGAAAAAATAAATAAGAAATACGATAATAGAGTGGAATTGGATTTAAAAGATTCTTATTACAATATGAAAGAAAAGATTGAGCCAGTTATGTTTATAGTTGATATAGCTAAAGAAGCTATGGAGGAATTAGGTATAAAACCACGTTTAGTTCCTGTAAGAGGTGGTACTGATGGAGCAAGATTATCTTTTAATGGATTACCTTGTCCAAATATATTTACTGGTGGATTAAACTTCCATGGGAAAAATGAGTGTATACCAGTTAGTTCTATGGAGAAAGCTACTAAACTAATTGTAAGAATAGCTGAAAAATATGCTGAAAGAGTTTAG
- a CDS encoding NAD(+)/NADH kinase — protein MKRIITINTNQLNKSLETKELLTRKLINAGFEVYSDIYPDTELIISIGGDGSFLRTVRDFDFPEIPIMGINTGHLGFFPDILPDKIDSFIEAYTKKDYIIQEMSLLNAEVYTTTSGSNMLAVNEVVIRGDKSRTIHLNLSLDNKHIQNFSGDGMIISTSTGSTAYNYSAGGSIVDINLELMQITPLHPINTNAYRCFTSSIICSNESVIKIAPEYRFEDSVLIVVDGVEHRFRQIENIKVSISDAKIKLLRMSNYEFWHRVSEKFL, from the coding sequence ATGAAAAGAATTATAACTATAAATACAAACCAATTAAATAAGTCCCTTGAGACTAAAGAACTCTTAACTAGAAAACTTATCAATGCTGGCTTTGAAGTGTATTCAGATATTTATCCAGACACAGAGCTTATTATATCAATTGGTGGTGATGGCTCTTTTTTAAGAACAGTTAGAGATTTCGATTTTCCTGAGATTCCCATAATGGGAATAAATACAGGTCATCTGGGGTTTTTTCCTGATATTTTACCAGATAAGATTGATAGCTTTATTGAAGCTTATACAAAAAAAGATTATATTATTCAAGAAATGTCACTTCTTAATGCGGAAGTATATACAACTACTAGTGGTTCTAATATGCTTGCTGTAAATGAGGTTGTTATAAGAGGAGACAAGTCTAGGACTATACACCTAAATTTAAGCCTTGATAATAAACATATACAAAATTTTAGTGGAGATGGTATGATTATTTCTACTTCCACAGGTTCAACAGCCTATAACTATTCTGCTGGAGGTAGTATTGTTGATATAAATCTTGAACTTATGCAGATTACACCTTTACATCCGATAAATACCAATGCATATAGGTGCTTTACATCAAGTATAATATGTTCAAATGAATCTGTTATAAAGATTGCACCAGAATATAGATTTGAAGATTCTGTATTGATTGTCGTTGATGGAGTTGAGCACAGATTTAGACAAATCGAAAATATAAAAGTTAGTATATCTGATGCAAAAATAAAATTACTTAGAATGTCAAACTATGAGTTTTGGCATAGAGTATCTGAAAAATTTTTATAG
- a CDS encoding AAA family ATPase gives MRPIRLELTGLNSYIDKQVIDFEKLIERGLFGIFGTTGSGKSTILDAITIAMYGNISRNTKEYINSVCDKAIISYEFEIGSKNTRRRYIVDRTIARSKTGTKTSNARLIEVLNDNTQNVLADKVVEVNEKVAQVVGLTANDFTRSVVLPQDKFNEFLRLSRADRRDMLERIFNLEKYGRSLGEKVKKRKNIQLQNLKDLKSKLSQYDGITEEVYNNINQELIELKNLEKDKNNALDLAQKSYEESKTVYEEQLKLEKNELRKNELDLKNSEIKEKIALVENDSNAKKVDPYISSVQNLEKKIDEDSFAVSNLEKKLAILNQELEVTKNRYEKINKIKNEEVPKLSEEKIRLQQAIKLEEELVLLDRELKELKESGINLNKTKVELEKVKQVSESRKDAVTKSIKEVEGKIDKVNISAELKQKIFLAYEYEKDYNNVLEEKNQKLNKLEEILKETENINLKVRYIDKDKNDVNRNLENLSLHLDVLLKKCPGKSADLLLKSEYVTELRNKANNTKENEIKKSSIQDELKIILESKFNTEREVNLLNEKLENNRKNRDDLEKELEELKYLNLASELRRELKENMPCPVCGSKHHENHNITKYDENISFVKEKLEKLEKEKISIRNNIEELNAKVSGYLSIEKMKTKELEDVKGKLGGIPSSQLLKKLDEEQRKLALLKSNIQEWEKEKESTENKVTLAKEEKNKIEKEELKIRESLNNYKKLTRDLNIEIEGLENKCKKLKQEYLGLKTITKVSNLLSKVKEIRENEKELELLSTGHSNLLKNRDSLDIKIRENESKLHEIEIELIKARELYVEKKLSRDNKYKEVISITKGDLAKNLLHNVEENICKILEQEESSKKKLEEQRLEYEKNIAEKHNIDGRLKTAKEQYKDQKSTLNKLLAENKFESIYAVKRALLDTDAVKKLIEEILEHEEEQKLLSFKIKSSKEKLNGRSIKKEYFEQLKDEIYNLKVEIGNISKDIGANQNQLITLKDSLDKINDFNKQLKVVEHNVDLLEELDKCVQGNKFVEYVSTNQLKYIALEASKRLDGITKGRYALEIDSTLNFVMRDNFNGGERRSIDTLSGGETFLTSLSLALALSSQIQLKGSAPLEFFFLDEGFGSLDSELLEIVIESLERLHSNNLSVGIISHVEELKNRVPVKLLVSSSEAGIGSKVKIEYS, from the coding sequence ATGAGACCAATTAGATTAGAACTTACAGGGCTTAATAGCTATATTGATAAACAAGTTATAGACTTTGAAAAATTAATTGAAAGAGGTTTGTTTGGGATATTTGGAACTACTGGAAGTGGAAAATCTACAATATTAGATGCAATAACTATTGCTATGTATGGAAATATATCCAGAAATACAAAAGAATATATAAACAGTGTGTGCGATAAGGCAATTATATCATATGAGTTTGAGATAGGAAGCAAAAACACTAGAAGAAGATACATTGTAGATAGAACCATTGCTAGAAGCAAAACAGGAACAAAGACCTCTAATGCTAGATTAATAGAAGTATTGAATGACAATACCCAAAATGTTTTAGCTGATAAAGTTGTGGAAGTAAATGAAAAAGTAGCACAGGTTGTAGGATTAACGGCAAATGATTTTACTAGGTCAGTAGTTTTACCACAAGACAAATTTAATGAGTTTCTAAGATTATCACGTGCAGATAGAAGAGACATGTTAGAGAGAATTTTTAATCTTGAGAAATATGGAAGAAGTCTTGGAGAAAAAGTGAAAAAGAGAAAAAATATACAGTTACAAAATTTAAAAGATTTGAAATCAAAATTAAGTCAATATGATGGAATTACAGAGGAAGTATATAACAATATAAACCAAGAATTAATAGAGTTAAAAAATTTGGAAAAAGATAAGAATAATGCTTTAGACCTAGCTCAAAAATCTTATGAAGAAAGTAAAACAGTATATGAAGAACAATTAAAGTTAGAAAAAAATGAACTTAGAAAAAATGAGCTTGATTTAAAAAATAGTGAGATAAAAGAAAAGATTGCTCTTGTAGAAAATGATAGTAACGCTAAAAAGGTAGACCCATACATAAGTTCAGTTCAAAATCTAGAAAAAAAGATAGATGAAGATAGCTTCGCAGTAAGTAATTTAGAAAAGAAATTAGCAATATTAAATCAGGAGCTTGAAGTTACAAAAAATAGATATGAAAAAATAAACAAAATTAAGAATGAAGAAGTCCCTAAATTGAGTGAAGAAAAAATAAGATTGCAACAAGCAATAAAATTAGAAGAAGAGTTAGTTTTATTAGATAGAGAGTTAAAAGAGCTAAAAGAAAGTGGAATTAATTTAAATAAGACTAAAGTTGAATTAGAAAAAGTAAAGCAGGTGTCAGAGTCCAGAAAAGATGCAGTTACTAAATCTATAAAAGAAGTTGAAGGAAAGATTGATAAAGTAAATATAAGTGCAGAATTAAAACAAAAAATATTTCTAGCATATGAATACGAGAAAGATTACAACAACGTATTGGAAGAAAAAAATCAAAAGCTAAATAAACTAGAAGAAATACTCAAAGAGACAGAAAATATAAATTTAAAAGTTAGATATATTGATAAAGATAAGAATGATGTAAATCGTAATTTAGAAAATTTATCACTTCACTTGGATGTTCTTCTTAAAAAATGTCCTGGTAAGAGTGCTGATTTACTTTTAAAATCTGAATATGTTACTGAATTAAGAAATAAAGCAAATAATACTAAAGAAAATGAAATTAAGAAAAGCAGTATACAAGATGAATTAAAGATAATACTTGAAAGTAAGTTTAATACTGAAAGGGAAGTAAATTTACTAAATGAAAAACTTGAAAATAATAGAAAGAACAGAGATGACCTAGAAAAAGAATTAGAAGAACTAAAGTATTTAAATTTAGCCTCTGAACTTAGACGTGAATTAAAAGAAAATATGCCTTGTCCAGTTTGTGGGTCAAAACATCATGAAAATCATAATATAACTAAATATGATGAAAATATATCTTTTGTCAAAGAAAAACTGGAGAAATTAGAAAAAGAAAAAATAAGTATAAGAAACAATATAGAGGAATTAAATGCTAAAGTAAGTGGGTATTTATCTATAGAAAAAATGAAGACTAAAGAACTTGAAGATGTAAAAGGAAAACTAGGGGGGATTCCATCTAGTCAATTATTAAAAAAACTTGATGAAGAACAAAGAAAACTTGCATTGTTAAAATCTAATATTCAGGAGTGGGAGAAAGAAAAAGAGAGTACTGAAAATAAAGTAACATTAGCGAAAGAAGAAAAAAATAAAATTGAAAAAGAAGAATTAAAAATAAGAGAGAGTCTGAATAATTATAAGAAATTAACAAGAGATTTAAACATAGAAATAGAAGGTTTAGAAAATAAATGTAAAAAACTTAAACAGGAATACCTAGGATTAAAGACGATTACTAAAGTCTCTAATCTATTGTCAAAAGTAAAAGAAATAAGGGAGAATGAAAAAGAATTAGAATTACTAAGTACTGGGCATTCAAATTTATTAAAAAATAGAGACTCACTAGATATTAAAATAAGAGAAAATGAGAGTAAACTACATGAAATAGAGATAGAATTAATAAAGGCTAGAGAATTATATGTAGAAAAGAAATTGAGTAGGGATAATAAGTATAAAGAAGTTATTAGCATAACTAAAGGTGATTTAGCTAAAAATCTTTTACATAATGTTGAAGAAAATATATGTAAGATATTAGAACAAGAAGAATCAAGCAAGAAAAAATTGGAAGAGCAAAGATTAGAATATGAAAAAAACATTGCTGAAAAGCACAATATAGATGGTAGACTTAAAACTGCTAAGGAACAATATAAAGACCAAAAATCAACACTAAATAAACTATTAGCAGAAAATAAATTTGAAAGTATATATGCAGTAAAAAGAGCTTTATTAGATACTGATGCAGTAAAAAAATTGATTGAAGAAATACTAGAGCATGAAGAAGAACAAAAGTTATTATCATTTAAAATAAAATCATCAAAAGAAAAATTAAATGGAAGAAGCATAAAGAAGGAGTACTTTGAACAATTAAAAGATGAAATTTATAATTTGAAAGTAGAAATAGGAAATATATCCAAAGATATTGGAGCTAATCAAAATCAGTTAATAACATTAAAAGACTCTTTAGATAAGATAAATGATTTTAATAAACAACTTAAGGTAGTTGAACACAATGTGGACTTATTGGAAGAATTAGATAAATGTGTACAAGGAAATAAATTTGTAGAATATGTTTCTACAAACCAATTAAAATATATAGCGTTGGAAGCATCAAAACGATTGGATGGAATAACAAAAGGAAGATATGCACTTGAAATTGACTCAACACTAAACTTTGTAATGAGAGATAACTTTAATGGAGGAGAAAGAAGAAGCATTGATACTCTATCTGGTGGAGAGACATTCTTGACATCTCTATCATTAGCACTTGCTCTTTCATCTCAAATACAATTAAAGGGAAGTGCACCATTAGAATTTTTCTTTTTAGATGAAGGTTTTGGTTCATTAGATAGTGAACTTTTAGAAATTGTTATAGAATCCTTGGAAAGATTGCATAGTAATAATCTAAGTGTGGGTATAATAAGTCATGTCGAGGAACTTAAAAATAGAGTTCCTGTTAAGCTATTAGTTTCATCTAGTGAGGCTGGAATAGGTTCAAAAGTAAAAATTGAATATAGTTAG
- a CDS encoding cell wall-binding protein Cwp18, protein MKIKSKKIIAFALSLGIMLPSCVYADTISKNQNAQVDMNNYLQGRKSPKEEKLIGEDRFDTAIKISHSGWNNGSERVFLVNSNSLPDALASTPLASKLDAPILLTNKNSIPYNVTEEIKRLNPAEVILIGSEGAISSSVKESLEDMEVLVSRIGGADREETSLLLTRQLDDTGDLGVSKVAVVNGYNGLADATSISSPAASDNTAIIYTGKDSIRSEAKNFITQNSTKTYIVGGEYSISKKLEGQLVNSERLAGTDRKDTNAKVLEKFYGKSSKVNNMYFAKDGSGREADLVDGLAAGVLASKTKSPVVLASGSLSSAQKSFIKKVKADKFVQVGGGKNSKPYAEALALQ, encoded by the coding sequence TTGAAAATTAAATCTAAAAAAATAATAGCATTTGCACTTTCACTTGGGATTATGTTGCCAAGTTGTGTATATGCAGACACTATTAGTAAAAATCAAAATGCACAGGTAGATATGAACAATTATCTTCAAGGTAGAAAATCTCCAAAGGAGGAAAAACTTATTGGTGAAGATAGATTTGATACAGCGATAAAAATATCTCATAGTGGTTGGAATAATGGTTCAGAAAGGGTGTTTCTAGTTAACTCAAATTCATTGCCAGATGCATTGGCTTCAACTCCTTTGGCAAGTAAATTGGATGCGCCAATACTGCTTACAAATAAAAATAGTATACCATATAATGTAACAGAGGAAATAAAAAGGCTTAATCCAGCAGAAGTTATTTTAATTGGAAGTGAAGGAGCTATTTCATCAAGTGTAAAAGAATCTCTTGAAGATATGGAAGTATTAGTCAGTAGAATCGGTGGAGCAGATAGAGAAGAAACATCTTTACTTCTTACTAGACAGCTAGATGATACTGGTGATTTAGGTGTCTCAAAAGTGGCAGTGGTTAATGGGTATAATGGACTGGCAGATGCAACTTCAATATCAAGCCCAGCTGCAAGTGATAATACAGCTATAATATATACAGGTAAGGATAGCATAAGAAGTGAGGCAAAGAATTTTATTACACAAAACTCAACTAAGACATACATAGTAGGTGGGGAGTACAGTATAAGTAAAAAACTTGAAGGACAGTTAGTAAACTCAGAAAGACTAGCAGGGACAGATAGAAAAGATACTAATGCGAAAGTTTTAGAAAAGTTTTATGGAAAATCAAGTAAGGTTAATAATATGTATTTTGCAAAAGATGGAAGTGGTAGAGAAGCTGATTTAGTTGATGGGCTTGCTGCTGGAGTATTAGCATCAAAAACAAAGTCACCTGTAGTACTTGCAAGTGGAAGTTTAAGTAGTGCACAGAAAAGTTTTATAAAAAAAGTAAAGGCTGATAAATTTGTACAAGTTGGTGGAGGTAAAAATAGTAAACCATATGCAGAAGCATTAGCCTTACAGTAA
- a CDS encoding exonuclease SbcCD subunit D, with amino-acid sequence MRFIHTSDWHLGKSLEGHSRIEEQAKFCEEFIKIVESNEIDMVIIAGDVYDTSNPPAQAEKLFYQTVSRLANNGQRCVLIISGNHDNPERLSAITPLAHEQGILIYGYPLSATIEAKYKGFEITYATQGCTKLNINGENIVVATLPYPSEKRLNEVFSSEDEFEKQKNYSEKVGDIFRSLEENFRSDTINIAVSHIFVIGGESTESERPIQLGGSFLVERKDLPEKAQYTALGHLHKQQKASERLNAYYSGSPLQYSKDERAYTKGAYIVDIKAGEKPIIEDVYFNNYKPIEVFKCNGIEEALDICEQNQDREIWSYFEINTDEIISQNEIKKMKELLKDIIEIKPIITSCYEQESVDIKEKSMAELFREFYSFSKGVEPKGELMDLFLDIISEEGESADETN; translated from the coding sequence ATGAGATTTATTCATACATCAGATTGGCATCTAGGGAAGTCCCTAGAAGGCCATTCTAGAATTGAGGAACAAGCAAAGTTTTGTGAGGAATTTATAAAAATAGTAGAATCAAATGAAATAGATATGGTTATAATTGCTGGAGATGTATATGATACTTCTAATCCACCAGCACAAGCAGAAAAACTATTTTATCAGACTGTATCAAGACTTGCCAATAATGGTCAGAGGTGTGTATTAATAATTTCAGGAAATCATGATAATCCAGAGAGACTCTCTGCAATAACACCTCTAGCACATGAACAGGGGATACTTATATATGGTTATCCATTAAGTGCTACGATAGAAGCTAAGTATAAAGGGTTTGAAATAACATATGCAACTCAGGGATGTACAAAACTGAATATAAATGGAGAAAATATTGTGGTTGCTACATTACCTTATCCAAGTGAAAAAAGATTAAATGAAGTTTTTTCAAGTGAAGATGAGTTTGAGAAACAAAAAAATTATTCTGAAAAGGTAGGAGATATATTTAGAAGTTTAGAAGAAAATTTTAGAAGTGATACTATAAATATAGCCGTATCACATATATTTGTAATAGGTGGAGAGAGTACTGAATCAGAAAGACCTATACAATTAGGTGGAAGTTTTTTAGTTGAAAGAAAAGATTTGCCAGAAAAGGCTCAATATACTGCACTAGGTCATTTACATAAACAACAAAAAGCTTCCGAACGTTTAAATGCGTACTATTCTGGTTCTCCACTTCAATATAGCAAGGATGAAAGAGCGTATACCAAAGGGGCATACATAGTGGATATAAAAGCTGGTGAAAAACCAATAATTGAAGATGTATATTTTAATAATTACAAACCTATAGAAGTATTTAAATGTAATGGAATAGAAGAAGCACTAGATATATGTGAGCAAAATCAAGATAGAGAGATTTGGTCATATTTTGAAATAAATACTGATGAGATAATATCACAGAATGAAATTAAAAAAATGAAGGAACTATTAAAAGACATAATAGAAATAAAACCAATAATAACATCTTGTTATGAACAAGAAAGTGTAGATATAAAAGAAAAGTCTATGGCAGAGTTGTTTAGAGAGTTCTATTCTTTTAGTAAAGGTGTAGAGCCAAAAGGAGAACTTATGGATTTATTTCTAGATATAATAAGTGAAGAAGGTGAATCAGCAGATGAGACCAATTAG
- a CDS encoding HlyC/CorC family transporter, whose product MLESPNNLIQIIFLIVLLIGSAFFSASETALMSLSKIRIRYMQDEGVKGAKLVSSLIENPNKLLSSILVGNNVVNIAATSISTSLFIGLMGEKGVALATAVMTVLVLIFGEITPKTIAANNSEKVSLLVSKPIKAIIFILRPIVWIFNIITNIIFKLFGITNKGAKSFITEEELKTMVNVSHEEGVLEMEEREIINNVFEFGDMQAKNAMVQRIDMVAIDMEDSYDEIIQVFKTEKLSRMPVYEETIDDIVGILNIKDIIFLSDEEIESFDIKNYMREPFFTYEFKKITQLLEEMKLEKSQMAIVVDEYGGTSGLLTIEDLVEVIVGDIEDEYDEEEDEIQVIKEDEYIVDGSTKIGDVNELIGVNLESEEFDSIGGFIIGHLSRLPEENEVIEVDNIRFCIESIEKNRIKKIRIYT is encoded by the coding sequence GTGTTGGAATCGCCCAATAATTTGATTCAGATTATTTTTTTAATAGTATTACTTATAGGGTCTGCATTTTTCTCAGCATCTGAAACGGCCTTAATGTCGTTGAGTAAAATCAGAATCAGATATATGCAAGATGAAGGAGTTAAAGGAGCTAAGTTAGTAAGTTCATTAATAGAAAATCCAAATAAGCTTTTAAGTTCTATATTGGTTGGAAATAACGTCGTAAATATAGCAGCAACATCCATATCAACATCTTTGTTTATAGGATTAATGGGAGAAAAAGGAGTGGCACTTGCTACAGCTGTTATGACAGTATTAGTATTAATATTTGGTGAGATTACTCCAAAAACAATAGCAGCAAATAATTCAGAAAAGGTTTCTCTATTAGTATCTAAACCTATAAAAGCAATTATATTTATATTAAGACCAATAGTATGGATATTTAATATAATTACAAATATTATATTTAAATTATTTGGTATAACAAATAAAGGAGCTAAATCATTCATAACTGAAGAAGAGCTAAAAACTATGGTAAATGTAAGTCATGAAGAAGGCGTCCTTGAAATGGAAGAGAGAGAAATCATAAATAATGTTTTTGAATTTGGAGATATGCAAGCTAAAAATGCAATGGTACAAAGAATAGATATGGTAGCTATAGATATGGAAGATAGTTATGATGAGATAATACAGGTATTTAAAACTGAAAAATTAAGCAGAATGCCTGTGTATGAAGAAACTATAGATGATATTGTAGGAATACTTAATATAAAAGATATTATATTTTTATCTGATGAAGAAATAGAGTCATTTGATATTAAAAATTATATGAGAGAACCTTTTTTCACGTATGAGTTCAAAAAGATAACACAACTTCTTGAAGAGATGAAACTTGAAAAAAGTCAGATGGCTATAGTTGTAGATGAGTATGGTGGAACATCTGGACTTTTAACTATAGAAGATTTAGTAGAAGTCATTGTTGGAGATATAGAGGATGAATATGATGAAGAAGAGGATGAAATACAAGTTATAAAAGAAGATGAGTATATTGTAGATGGAAGTACTAAAATTGGTGATGTTAATGAACTTATTGGTGTAAACTTGGAATCTGAGGAGTTTGATTCCATAGGAGGTTTTATAATTGGACACCTAAGCAGATTGCCAGAAGAAAATGAAGTAATTGAAGTTGATAATATAAGATTTTGTATAGAAAGTATAGAAAAAAATAGAATTAAAAAAATAAGAATATATACATAA